AGGCTATGAGTGAGGTAATGTTGAAGCCGACTCAATCCAAACTCATGCTTGATTGACTTTATCCTTGACTCAGCAGCATGGTACATGCAAATGGCTTTCCGATTAGTATTTTTTCCAAACAAAAGTCTGTTTATTTTTGAGTACACATTGTTGTTTGAAATAGATTGGATATTTGACTAGCATTTTTcttaaacattttttcttccagGTAAAGCTATGAGTGAAGTTGTTGAAAGCGACAAGCCACCCCAACCTAAACTAATGCTCGAGATGCTCATGAAGTCTCCCAAATCTTTGGAGCAGTCCAAACCAATCGCGTCCTGCGCAGATGACATCGTCGTTGCCACGGAAACAGTCGAACGGCCCAAACCTACTTGTACAGCATCCGTCGCGCCCTCGTCCCCACCTGTGTTAGAAAAGGAACCAGAGGAAGTAGAAGAGGAGAAAAAAGATGAGGATGAGGAAGAATCGCCAAGGAGCGTTGAAGTGCCTACGTCAGGTCcggaaaagacaacaacaacatcgacAGAGAGCAGCCCCCCGAAGTCCAGCCCGGCCGGGAGCTCTCTCACGGTGATGATTTGGATTTTATTGGAACATTCAAAACAACAGTCTATTAGTTAACtagatcagggctcgaaatactgggtgcatgtgcacgcagatgcacccaaaattggaactgtgcacccaatttttttcagtgggtgcacagggtgcacccaaatattttcttacaggtttatgtatgtaaagatatcaaagtgtactagtatacatcatattcttgacatctaagtgttaaaaagataataaaaatgtctgtcatagtacttcttTAAGATAGCTaagtaagttttattattaggttatcaCTTAagtttaagtggtgcacccaacattttttggtgcacccaattctttaagctgggtgcaccagtgcacctaatcccaaaaatgaatttcgagccctgtagatgtacatgtagttaactgAATTGCACTGTTCGCCAATGTAATACCATTTGCACGGAGTCACTAACAAACGTTTGAGACAAATACAGCTCTAAAATATAACATGGATTATGTACAATTCATTAAATTCTACTAGAGTACTTATTATACATTAGATTGTTTCAAAATGGTGCTTTACCGCTACATTTAATTTACCAATAAGAATATCAACTTGTTAACACGTTAATCCGTTCTATCATTATACCTcaaattttcttttcctttaaAATGTGAATGTCTAATGATGGAATAGAAAATTATTACTTTTTAAGTTAGTTTTGTACTACCTGTTTGTGCTTCCTACAAATGTATTAAGCAACGTTACCAGATTGTAGggaattatgttacaatttcaaaGTTAACTCtatatccatacacaaaataaaatgcttaccaacaagctttcgatcactCCTCTGATCCCTATCAaattgaaatgacccaaagcctcaTCAAGtattcaacttgataaggatcagaggactgatcaaaagcttgttggtaagcgcttaaTTTTGTGGACAGATATAGAGTTAACTTTGAAATTGTAGCATAATGTTGtctaccatcacagatgaacttacattcaaacataTAATAGGGAATTTGACTTTTTCTATAGGTGTGGAGCAACCTCTTCAAGGGTCACCTGCCCCTGTCCAGCCAGCAGGAGATGGTGGTGGGGGTTCTCCACCAGCTCCACTCCCGCATGCGGAACGTGGACAAACTGAAACAACATCAGCAGGAATCCCTCTCCAAGAAGTCGCACGACATCTCGCGGCACCCCCGCCTGCACAGACTGCTCACGCAGGAGCTCAGTAGACCAGGTTCGTACGCGGACTTGTCGATGTTTGAGAGCGAGACGGTGTCCAGCTCCTGTGGAGATATCCCGAATGAGGTCTTCACGCGGGAAGATAGCATGGAGTCAGAGTCGAGCGACAGCCGAAGCGGGGACGCAACTCTCCTTCACAAGCTGCTAGAAACCAGACCGTCGATGCAAAGCCAGGACACGGAGATCCCGATAACGTCTCTGGCCAGCGGCACAACTACAACCACCACGGTCACGACGCAGTCTGTGTCGAGTATCGCCAGCCCTGCGGCCACCATGCCCACCTGGAGTACAGCTCGGTCGGGACAACAAGTTGCTGTCGTACTACCCGAGCAGCGGCATCCTCAGATGGAATGGCAGACGGACAAAGAACACGGAAAGCCTAGTGGGGAGAAGGCAGGCCCGCATAAGCCTATGCTCATGGGAAAGAACTTGGTTAGCTTGTCCGAGGAGCAGAAAATTTCCGCAGACAGCACAAGCTGCGACAGCATGTCAAGAAATGTACCGAAAATGGGGAAGGCCGAACACGCAATGGGCAAAAGGCCAGGACTGCAACCAACACCACTGAACAGACAGAACAGTGACATGTCTGTAGCTTTGAGGCAGCCGAGCTGCTCAAGTGTTAGCCCAACAGGTTCAGTTTCGTCCGCAAAGGGAATAGAGCTGACAGTTCAGGGCCTAAATCAAGGCGCTACGACGACTCCAGTTGGTGACGAGGAATTGACAGATGCTGCATTAGAGACCCCATTGCTTAGACAGCTGCTAAGTACGGACAAACGTGGCGAGAACGACGCCGGGATGACCCCCGAAGAGAGAGAACGACAACGGAAGGAAGTGCTTCTTGAGAAGATGCTGCAAGACGACGACTCGCCAAAGACCGGTGGTGCCCCCCACGTTACTGGTCAGCAGGCTACTGTCAGGATGGCAGACAGCACAAGCACAAACGGAGACCTAGAGAAGAAAGAGAAACAAGAGCAAGTCAATAAGATCTTGCAGAACCTCCTCGCTGCTACCGGCAGTGCCCCGCTAGACACCATGCCAAGCAATGTAGCCGATTGGGACGACGAAGCTCTTCTGGATCTGATAAAGCAAGAGGGAGACAGCCTGTTGAGCAATATACAAGGCGTTGGGGTTGGTGGGAAAGGTATGACAGACGTCACGTCTAGTCAGGACACCATGCAGTTCCACACGGCAGGCGGAAACGTTGGACATGTGTCAATCATGCCTTCGTCCTTCCCTCCGGCAGCTCTACCGATCACTGCCACCGCGGGGACGAACTTTAACATCGGCATACTCGGCGCCAACGCTTCCCAAAGACTCAATTCCGATCCGTCGAGCCAAGGTTCGAAAGGCATTGACAACGCGGGAGTTCCGCCGAGTTTGAGCGCTGGAAGCCTACAGAATAGCGAGCAAGTGATCGCCGAGTTGGAAAACCTTCTTGGTCTTCAAGGAAACAACAGTCTTCTTGGGACACAGCAAGGTCCCGGAGTGAGCCGTTTTAACCAGATGGGCAGTTCTGTCATGGGTTGGTCCGACCCCCCACAGGGTGGGGACCTCGTCGCCCAGCTTGAAAGTGTACTAAAGAGCGACAGTTCTATTCTATGTGAAATTGACCAGCTGCTCGGAATCGCGCCCACTGCCGGCAATGTACCGATGACTCCGGGGACGGATGGTGGGGATTTCTCCATGCTAGATGGCGGACTGGATGGTTCGCAGTCCTTTCCTCCAATGGGGCCAGGTAATGATAATagtgttttattgcaaattcatgcctaTGAGGCTAATTTCAAGTGAATAAAATCAAATACTAACATACTAACCTGAAGTAAATAATTTAAATTCAAAGGTGAAGTGCTTGAATTATACGTAGTATTACTGTATATAGAATATGGGTCTAAACATAAGTTGCCATTATGAAATTTGACTTCGTCTTTGAAAGCAGGTGAAAATGAAGTCCTATATTTTCTTTGATAGGTTGATGGGATGATCTCAGTAGGAAGTGtatcttaaagtttgtgttCTTTTAGCAATGAAAAGCTTGGTGTGATTTCAGACACTCTTTCGAATAGTCAGCGTCAAATCTGGGACATTCACAAATGAAAGGTCAATGTTTCCACTGCATTCgttgtgcactgcttacaaCTTCTCTCATGAACAGGTAGCGACATGGGGGTCGGCCAGTCTGTTTTGGGTCCAGGAATGGTTGGGCCGGACCAGGATCCCAGCCAGGTCCCCTTGTCTCCAGTGCGAGGCATGCCACCCAAGCAAATGCCAAACATGGGCATGGTGAGTACATACTGTTTCTTTACAACTCAGTTGTTCTGTTTGGTTACAATACTTCCCTtgggaaagaaatacattttgtgaaattttCTCTTAGTAAATAGGTGTGGGTCAGTCGACTGAACACACGTATGTCACATCTTCAGAAAGGAAACTGGAGCTGCACAATTTCTTTGAACAGATTTTATTCAATCCCGCACTCAATGGGCTGTCCCTTGATTGGCTAAACCACCATCGGCACTATGGCACCTCATAAAAGCCTGCATGCCTTGATCAAAATTCACCTGTCTGAATATGCTAATTTCAGCCCAGCCACCAAAGTGGTCACATCAACAAAACATGTTAAGATTAGTCTATGGGAACAATGCATCATGCAGCTCCAATATATATATCCTTAAGTAGTACCTGTTTTCTTTGCATGTATTTATTAAGAGAACAGCTTAAGAAGGTTTGATGTTGCCTTGGTCAAGGTTTGTGCTCTCCAAGCAAGTTTTACCTTACTTGTGATGCAACTTGATTTATGTCAAATGCCTCCTTACTTTGTACAGCAGCCCAACAGAAGTCTGCCGCAGGGACAGCCCAAGGTGCCCAACACAACCTCCTTCCCTGCTGGTGCCAATCGACCCAGCATGCCGCAGCAGCAAGCAATGGCGATTGCCAGGAGCCAGGTAATGGCAAGAGAGAAGACAGTCACAGTTTGTCATTTTAACAAGAGTCTGCAAATATTTTAAAACGTCATAATATCGCAGAATAGTGTAAAAACTTTTCTTCCAACTTACAAGTAGATGTGCTATTCTTATGTACAAGTTGATATTAAATTATTCAGACGATAGTTATCATAGCTACATACAGCCAACACGTACACTGCCCCTTTCTCCTAGAGGTCAATCAAACAGCAGCCAAAATTGGACTTGTGTAACCCTCCATTTCATGAGGAATTCGGTGACAGCCTGTCAAACCAGTCAAACCTTTGGTCAATCAGCGGTTGCAGGCTCTTTTAGAAAGGTGGTGTAAACCGTATGCTCCATTGTTGTTTTCCAGAGCAACAGCCGCCCCATGATGCCGCACACGCAGCAGCAGCTGTACAACATGCTGCAGAGGCGGCAGtcccagctgctgctgcagcagAGACAACTGCAGGCCCGGCTGGCTGCAGCCGGCGGGAACTACCGCCTCACCAACCTTAGCAACGAACAGCGGCTGCAGCTACAGAGGATCCAGCTACAGAGGAGACAGGCACAGGCACTGGCAGCACAGGCTCAGGCACAGGTCTGTAGAAAGAAAACTATCCCTCACAAAGCTCTGTCTTACAGTAGACACATATTAAATGATACAGAGGATCCAACTACAAAGGAGACAGGCCCAGGCCCTAGCAGTACAGGCTCAGACACAGGTCTGTAGAAAGAAAACTATCCCTCACAAAGCTCTGTCTTACAGTAGACACATAATATAAATGATTCAGAGGATCAAGTTACAGAGGAGACAGGCCCAGGCCCTAGCAGTACAGGCTCAGGCACAGGTCTGTAGAAAGAAAACTATCCCTCACAAAGCTCTGTCTTACAGTAGACACATAATATAAATGATTCAGAGGATCCAGCTACAGAGGAGACAGGCCCAGGCCCTAGCAGTACAGGCTCAGGCACAGGTCTgtagaatgaagaaaaaaatgaaaaaattggCACAGCTTTAATAAGAACTTCTgttactcattcactcactatccattgttaaAGAGTCGATTTAGTTCAATTGAAAATGGAATTTAACAAATTCAGACAGGTTTGACATCAGAAAAATACACCGTCAGGAGATAGATTGGCAAATGATTCTGGCTGTCCATCACAAACTTCATCCAATAAGAACATGGTATTTAATATACACTTAGGATACTGgcattttcttttacattttgatgcctatcagacatctcCCTAAGACATTCTGGCTAGAGTGCTGCTTCTTGCCACTATTCCATGGTAGTTAGCAGTTTCATCAAAGAGAGAGTGTGTTGCATATCTGTCAAGTACATTTATGTTTTCATTTGCATTATATGTTTGACAGAGAATGGCAGGGCTTTGCTAGTAGTCCTTTTCTGACGATTCTCTCTTGACTTTGCAGGGAATGGGGTCCAATCCGTCAGCAGCTCCACACATGGCTGGCCGCCCCAACAACCCTCTGAACTTCCCCAGCGGTGGTGGTGGGGTAAACTTTCCCCAGGGGGGTGGGGCTGGCATGAATATGGCCCAGCCTGGCAACACAATCGGTGTGCAACAGGGAGGTGTTAATCTTCCCCAGGGTGGTGGTATGACCCGCCCTCCAGGTGCAAATGCTGGCATGAACTTTCCCCAGGGCGTAAATAGCAGCTTGAGCCATCCCCAGAGTGGTAATGGTGGTATGAACCACCCCCAGGGTGTAAACACAGGCATTCCCCACACCCAGGGAGTCAACAGTGGCATGACCCGCACCCAGGGTGGCCAGAGCAACATGAGCTCCCAAGGCTCGGTCTTCCCATCACAACAGGGTGGCAACATTAACCAAGGTGAGATCTTTTGATAGATAGAATTAAAGTTTTTATATAATGTAGTAATTGTGTCTAAGTTTTAGGAGCAATATGTTGGAAGCACTTACTATGTTGCTTTTTATTTTACAGAAAGCTTTTTGCTTCTTTCGACAATACACTATAAAGTGTTGTCTACTGAGATTTGAGTGTGGTTTTAGAGAACTGATACTTATAACTTTTAAACTAATGGCAAAATTAAGATCAAAATTGAAAGGGCTTGGCAGATGTTCACTGATTCAAGTAATGATGAAGAAGGAAAAGATGTACAGTGTCCAGTGTTTTCATGATAGATAAatagttttgtttcatttttgatGTCACTACAAGTCCGGAAAAACACCCGAAATCCAGAAAACTTAATTGTAATGACATAGTTTGAGAATGACATCTGATACACTAAAAGTAACTTGAGAATATGACATAATTTAATGATAATCTATGATTCTCTTCTCTACAGGTTTTCAAGCCAGACCAGGCATGTCCGGGCAGCCCCCCCAGCTGCGCGCCCGGATGGTACGGCCCGCCAACCTGTCCATCAACCAGCAGATGATGGGCTCCAACATCAGGGGTCAGAACGCAGGCATGATGTCACCCAACGCCATGACCTCACTCGTCAGCATGACCCCTGGCCCCATCGTTTCGCCCAATCAGGTGGCTCCGCCGAACCAGATCTCGCCGTCGGCTCAGTTGATGACGTCCAAAACGATGTCAATGCAGTCAACCAATCAAATGCCGGGAATGGGTCCACCGCTAATGTCGCCCAATCAGATGACAGCTCCAAGGTCAAGGACACCGTCCAGCCCAGGGATGACATCACCCATCTTGATGACATCACCGAACCAGATGGTGCCGCCCAATCAGATGGCAGGAAATCCTGTGACATCACAGGGCGGAATGGTCTCTCCTTTGACACCTCGGATGCCTTATGGACAGGTGCTCTTACTGGTTTTCATTTAGCAACTTTCAATTTAAATCATCTATGATTCAATGCAGAAAACAGCCTATGAAGGTTTTTTTCCAGAAATAACAAGGCATTAGAGGTGGTGAACAACCCCTAATCTGATTAAATTTGGCTTTATATGTTGGCCTACCCAACATTCTGATGCAGATCATTTAAATCAGTGATGAAAATAAGATTTTCAGATATGACATCGTTGTTCCAATGAAACCAACATGCATGTACCCACGTATTTGATGCTTCTTATGACATCTTTCTATTGTAAACCTTAAATGTTATAGAACACCCTTAAGATGATGTAGAGGTTACACAAGATAAAACTCAGTTTACAGCagaatgaaaaatgtattttctttctcGTCAAACAGATGGGCCCTACAGGAAGTTCCATGATGCCACAACGTCCTTCCAACATGCACAGCATCCAGCAAGGTGAGACATTCCTAACAAGTTAGATTGACAGCATTGAAATTACAGTAGCGGCATCTTAGTATATGCAAATAGCTTTATGGCAAGAATGTGCAATAATCTTATTGTTATTATGGCTAATTCAGCAAAACTATATGATGTATTTTGGTTAAACTGTTAATTTTGATTTCaattacaaaaattattttggtCAGGTCTGGGAGTCTTGCTAATTTATTGTTTAACCATTATTTTCCAATATGATGATTTGAAAGGATTCTTCACATTGAAGAACACACATTGTAAAAAAGAATATCCCTCATTCTTGCTAACTAGGCATGTACAATGCATTAAGGTCTCTATGTAATTAAAAAAGTTCACAATATGTTTTGTCTTTACCATGTTAAACAGGTGGGTTTTCAGGACCACATCAAGCCCAGATGGCTGTACCAGTGTCCCAGAACTCCTTACCAAGGATGCAGCAGCGTTCTCCCATGGGCCAGCCACGACTGGGCCAGTCAGCAATACCTGGTATGGTACAACTGTCACCGAGACGGGCACAGGCACCGCAGGGCGTGGGCCACTCTGTGCAAGACAGGAACCAGGACTTTTCAATGGTACGGACAGAGCAAGATAGATTGACTGGATTTAGAGAATCTTAACACAACCATTTTAACACCCGTGACAGTTTTGTAGCAgtgttttgaaagtaactgtccTTGTTTTTAGGTTAGATCCAGTAACATTAGCTACTAAGAAATTCAATATTGAAATAGTATTTATTATATATGTTTGTTAGTTAGTGGACTGAATAAAGTATCAATTTATATATTATTGTCAAAGATAGGCTTTGATCAGTCACAAATTTATCATTGTTAATATTTACGATGATCATGACTGAGccattttatttttacatgtcaCTTTAAAAGTTTAGAAATGATTGTAACTTCAATAATTGTTGATTCAGCAAGTGGGTTAATCTCATTTCTTTTATTATATGATAATTCCAGAACAtgctttttctttgttgttttgcattttaTATTCCTAATGAAATGTCTTGTGAAATGAAGATGTTTTAAGTCTAAAAATGGATTcctcacatatacatgtattcaactTGCTTCTGTCAACAGACAGGTTGTGCAGTATTTCAGTAAATGACTTAATCTTGTCTCTTTTATTCCAGAACAACCAAATGAATCAGGGGAATGCAGGAGGAATGGCACAGTCGCCCTTCAACCAGCTCTTGTCCCCGACATCCTCCGGTCCTAATCAGCTCTTGTCCCCAGTGTCCTCTGGTCCTGGTCAGCTCTTGTCCCCAGTGTCATCAGTAGCCCCCAGACCCAACTTCATGCCATCTGCTGCTACGTCGAGCAGCAGTCAGATGCAGTCATATGCTGGTAAGTCATGACTTGTATTTGAATTGTTGTCCGTTGTTATGACTATGTAAAGACAACTTTAAGTTGGTGTGCTACCTTGATTATAACTTGAAACCTCACACCTTTTTGTGTATAGGACTGTGCCAATCTTTGTTTCTATAGCTCACAGAGCCACAAGAAGGCCAGTGTTCTTGATAGGGTAACACAaattaatacagtcaaacctgtctatggcAACCAATCATAGAACTTGAAAAGAAAATGGTCACTGCagacaggtggctgctatatAT
The sequence above is drawn from the Branchiostoma floridae strain S238N-H82 chromosome 17, Bfl_VNyyK, whole genome shotgun sequence genome and encodes:
- the LOC118403997 gene encoding uncharacterized protein LOC118403997 isoform X2, giving the protein MSGHSSETAPLGRKRKLSDSQDNAVMSKCVQEKKRREQEKMYIEELAELISSNMENLMTIKADKCAILQEAVKQIKALRHQEESAAREAVQQSDVSSSGQSLLPSNVLGNLLLEALNGFLFVVNSQGKLEFISNNVQNYLSYTHDELMGSSVYNIIHVGDHTQFVNCLLPMSLGNGVGWAPDAAGKKCRSFQCRMMVKLEAEEDMEKHRTQTPQYKTMQCSAVYHPHPTKGKTEDGNDVPEACLVCIASKVAEATDVETVMPLEQFSTRQDINGKILAVDTSGLSTSVPHGEIVRRCLTELYKDCEAWVMSKHHREVMACGTATSQIYKFQLPGGNWVHAQTKSKLFRNPETKEPQYIMSMYSLIRDSNVPNVPVQGTMTDCILQSILGSSSYIPGLSSTSQPSVTVATNTSSQTITNLLSAMSGKAMSEVVESDKPPQPKLMLEMLMKSPKSLEQSKPIASCADDIVVATETVERPKPTCTASVAPSSPPVLEKEPEEVEEEKKDEDEEESPRSVEVPTSGPEKTTTTSTESSPPKSSPAGSSLTVWSNLFKGHLPLSSQQEMVVGVLHQLHSRMRNVDKLKQHQQESLSKKSHDISRHPRLHRLLTQELSRPGSYADLSMFESETVSSSCGDIPNEVFTREDSMESESSDSRSGDATLLHKLLETRPSMQSQDTEIPITSLASGTTTTTTVTTQSVSSIASPAATMPTWSTARSGQQVAVVLPEQRHPQMEWQTDKEHGKPSGEKAGPHKPMLMGKNLVSLSEEQKISADSTSCDSMSRNVPKMGKAEHAMGKRPGLQPTPLNRQNSDMSVALRQPSCSSVSPTGSVSSAKGIELTVQGLNQGATTTPVGDEELTDAALETPLLRQLLSTDKRGENDAGMTPEERERQRKEVLLEKMLQDDDSPKTGGAPHVTGQQATVRMADSTSTNGDLEKKEKQEQVNKILQNLLAATGSAPLDTMPSNVADWDDEALLDLIKQEGDSLLSNIQGVGVGGKGMTDVTSSQDTMQFHTAGGNVGHVSIMPSSFPPAALPITATAGTNFNIGILGANASQRLNSDPSSQGSKGIDNAGVPPSLSAGSLQNSEQVIAELENLLGLQGNNSLLGTQQGPGVSRFNQMGSSVMGWSDPPQGGDLVAQLESVLKSDSSILCEIDQLLGIAPTAGNVPMTPGTDGGDFSMLDGGLDGSQSFPPMGPGNDMGVGQSVLGPGMVGPDQDPSQVPLSPVRGMPPKQMPNMGMQPNRSLPQGQPKVPNTTSFPAGANRPSMPQQQAMAIARSQSNSRPMMPHTQQQLYNMLQRRQSQLLLQQRQLQARLAAAGGNYRLTNLSNEQRLQLQRIQLQRRQAQALAAQAQAQGMGSNPSAAPHMAGRPNNPLNFPSGGGGVNFPQGGGAGMNMAQPGNTIGVQQGGVNLPQGGGMTRPPGANAGMNFPQGVNSSLSHPQSGNGGMNHPQGVNTGIPHTQGVNSGMTRTQGGQSNMSSQGSVFPSQQGGNINQGFQARPGMSGQPPQLRARMVRPANLSINQQMMGSNIRGQNAGMMSPNAMTSLVSMTPGPIVSPNQVAPPNQISPSAQLMTSKTMSMQSTNQMPGMGPPLMSPNQMTAPRSRTPSSPGMTSPILMTSPNQMVPPNQMAGNPVTSQGGMVSPLTPRMPYGQQMGPTGSSMMPQRPSNMHSIQQGGFSGPHQAQMAVPVSQNSLPRMQQRSPMGQPRLGQSAIPGMVQLSPRRAQAPQGVGHSVQDRNQDFSMNNQMNQGNAGGMAQSPFNQLLSPTSSGPNQLLSPVSSGPGQLLSPVSSVAPRPNFMPSAATSSSSQMQSYAVARAGMSLPTSTGMISPHGGPSKGQFGADALIRDSSGPLGLTSDSGSSLGESGCSQSDLKEVIRSSSSGNGGNDGMKQQTSSPESEKENSLLLKLLMD
- the LOC118403997 gene encoding nuclear receptor coactivator 3-like isoform X1 produces the protein MSGHSSETAPLGRKRKLSDSQDNAVMSKCVQEKKRREQEKMYIEELAELISSNMENLMTIKADKCAILQEAVKQIKALRHQEESAAREAVQQSDVSSSGQSLLPSNVLGNLLLEALNGFLFVVNSQGKLEFISNNVQNYLSYTHDELMGSSVYNIIHVGDHTQFVNCLLPMSLGNGVGWAPDAAGKKCRSFQCRMMVKLEAEEDMEKHRTQTPQYKTMQCSAVYHPHPTKGKTEDGNDVPEACLVCIASKVAEATDVETVMPLEQFSTRQDINGKILAVDTSGLSTSVPHGEIVRRCLTELYKDCEAWVMSKHHREVMACGTATSQIYKFQLPGGNWVHAQTKSKLFRNPETKEPQYIMSMYSLIRDSNVPNVPVQGTMTDCILQSILGSSSYIPGLSSTSQPSVTVATNTSSQTITNLLSAMSGKAMSEVVESDKPPQPKLMLEMLMKSPKSLEQSKPIASCADDIVVATETVERPKPTCTASVAPSSPPVLEKEPEEVEEEKKDEDEEESPRSVEVPTSGPEKTTTTSTESSPPKSSPAGSSLTVWSNLFKGHLPLSSQQEMVVGVLHQLHSRMRNVDKLKQHQQESLSKKSHDISRHPRLHRLLTQELSRPGSYADLSMFESETVSSSCGDIPNEVFTREDSMESESSDSRSGDATLLHKLLETRPSMQSQDTEIPITSLASGTTTTTTVTTQSVSSIASPAATMPTWSTARSGQQVAVVLPEQRHPQMEWQTDKEHGKPSGEKAGPHKPMLMGKNLVSLSEEQKISADSTSCDSMSRNVPKMGKAEHAMGKRPGLQPTPLNRQNSDMSVALRQPSCSSVSPTGSVSSAKGIELTVQGLNQGATTTPVGDEELTDAALETPLLRQLLSTDKRGENDAGMTPEERERQRKEVLLEKMLQDDDSPKTGGAPHVTGQQATVRMADSTSTNGDLEKKEKQEQVNKILQNLLAATGSAPLDTMPSNVADWDDEALLDLIKQEGDSLLSNIQGVGVGGKGMTDVTSSQDTMQFHTAGGNVGHVSIMPSSFPPAALPITATAGTNFNIGILGANASQRLNSDPSSQGSKGIDNAGVPPSLSAGSLQNSEQVIAELENLLGLQGNNSLLGTQQGPGVSRFNQMGSSVMGWSDPPQGGDLVAQLESVLKSDSSILCEIDQLLGIAPTAGNVPMTPGTDGGDFSMLDGGLDGSQSFPPMGPGSDMGVGQSVLGPGMVGPDQDPSQVPLSPVRGMPPKQMPNMGMQPNRSLPQGQPKVPNTTSFPAGANRPSMPQQQAMAIARSQSNSRPMMPHTQQQLYNMLQRRQSQLLLQQRQLQARLAAAGGNYRLTNLSNEQRLQLQRIQLQRRQAQALAAQAQAQGMGSNPSAAPHMAGRPNNPLNFPSGGGGVNFPQGGGAGMNMAQPGNTIGVQQGGVNLPQGGGMTRPPGANAGMNFPQGVNSSLSHPQSGNGGMNHPQGVNTGIPHTQGVNSGMTRTQGGQSNMSSQGSVFPSQQGGNINQGFQARPGMSGQPPQLRARMVRPANLSINQQMMGSNIRGQNAGMMSPNAMTSLVSMTPGPIVSPNQVAPPNQISPSAQLMTSKTMSMQSTNQMPGMGPPLMSPNQMTAPRSRTPSSPGMTSPILMTSPNQMVPPNQMAGNPVTSQGGMVSPLTPRMPYGQQMGPTGSSMMPQRPSNMHSIQQGGFSGPHQAQMAVPVSQNSLPRMQQRSPMGQPRLGQSAIPGMVQLSPRRAQAPQGVGHSVQDRNQDFSMNNQMNQGNAGGMAQSPFNQLLSPTSSGPNQLLSPVSSGPGQLLSPVSSVAPRPNFMPSAATSSSSQMQSYAVARAGMSLPTSTGMISPHGGPSKGQFGADALIRDSSGPLGLTSDSGSSLGESGCSQSDLKEVIRSSSSGNGGNDGMKQQTSSPESEKENSLLLKLLMD
- the LOC118403997 gene encoding nuclear receptor coactivator 3-like isoform X5, giving the protein MSGHSSETAPLGRKRKLSDSQDNAVMSKCVQEKKRREQEKMYIEELAELISSNMENLMTIKADKCAILQEAVKQIKALRHQEESAAREAVQQSDVSSSGQSLLPSNVLGNLLLEALNGFLFVVNSQGKLEFISNNVQNYLSYTHDELMGSSVYNIIHVGDHTQFVNCLLPMSLGNGVGWAPDAAGKKCRSFQCRMMVKLEAEEDMEKHRTQTPQYKTMQCSAVYHPHPTKGKTEDGNDVPEACLVCIASKVAEATDVETVMPLEQFSTRQDINGKILAVDTSGLSTSVPHGEIVRRCLTELYKDCEAWVMSKHHREVMACGTATSQIYKFQLPGGNWVHAQTKSKLFRNPETKEPQYIMSMYSLIRDSNVPNVPVQGTMTDCILQSILGSSSYIPGLSSTSQPSVTVATNTSSQTITNLLSAMSGKAMSEVVESDKPPQPKLMLEMLMKSPKSLEQSKPIASCADDIVVATETVERPKPTCTASVAPSSPPVLEKEPEEVEEEKKDEDEEESPRSVEVPTSGPEKTTTTSTESSPPKSSPAGSSLTVWSNLFKGHLPLSSQQEMVVGVLHQLHSRMRNVDKLKQHQQESLSKKSHDISRHPRLHRLLTQELSRPGSYADLSMFESETVSSSCGDIPNEVFTREDSMESESSDSRSGDATLLHKLLETRPSMQSQDTEIPITSLASGTTTTTTVTTQSVSSIASPAATMPTWSTARSGQQVAVVLPEQRHPQMEWQTDKEHGKPSGEKAGPHKPMLMGKNLVSLSEEQKISADSTSCDSMSRNVPKMGKAEHAMGKRPGLQPTPLNRQNSDMSVALRQPSCSSVSPTGSVSSAKGIELTVQGLNQGATTTPVGDEELTDAALETPLLRQLLSTDKRGENDAGMTPEERERQRKEVLLEKMLQDDDSPKTGGAPHVTGQQATVRMADSTSTNGDLEKKEKQEQVNKILQNLLAATGSAPLDTMPSNVADWDDEALLDLIKQEGDSLLSNIQGVGVGGKGMTDVTSSQDTMQFHTAGGNVGHVSIMPSSFPPAALPITATAGTNFNIGILGANASQRLNSDPSSQGSKGIDNAGVPPSLSAGSLQNSEQVIAELENLLGLQGNNSLLGTQQGPGVSRFNQMGSSVMGWSDPPQGGDLVAQLESVLKSDSSILCEIDQLLGIAPTAGNVPMTPGTDGGDFSMLDGGLDGSQSFPPMGPGSDMGVGQSVLGPGMVGPDQDPSQVPLSPVRGMPPKQMPNMGMQPNRSLPQGQPKVPNTTSFPAGANRPSMPQQQAMAIARSQSNSRPMMPHTQQQLYNMLQRRQSQLLLQQRQLQARLAAAGGNYRLTNLSNEQRLQLQRIQLQRRQAQALAAQAQAQGMGSNPSAAPHMAGRPNNPLNFPSGGGGVNFPQGGGAGMNMAQPGNTIGVQQGGVNLPQGGGMTRPPGANAGMNFPQGVNSSLSHPQSGNGGMNHPQGVNTGIPHTQGVNSGMTRTQGGQSNMSSQGSVFPSQQGGNINQGFQARPGMSGQPPQLRARMVRPANLSINQQMMGSNIRGQNAGMMSPNAMTSLVSMTPGPIVSPNQVAPPNQISPSAQLMTSKTMSMQSTNQMPGMGPPLMSPNQMTAPRSRTPSSPGMTSPILMTSPNQMVPPNQMAGNPVTSQGGMVSPLTPRMPYGQQMGPTGSSMMPQRPSNMHSIQQGGFSGPHQAQMAVPVSQNSLPRMQQRSPMGQPRLGQSAIPGMVQLSPRRAQAPQGVGHSVQDRNQDFSMNNQMNQGNAGGMAQSPFNQLLSPTSSGPNQLLSPVSSGPGQLLSPVSSVAPRPNFMPSAATSSSSQMQSYAVARAGMSLPTSTGMISPHGGPSKGQFGADALIRDSSGPLGLTSDSGGDKKQ